Genomic segment of Catenibacterium mitsuokai:
AGCAGAGTTTACTCTGTTACAACTGTATTAGGTACTTGGCTATCTGCAAGATAATTTATTCCCATACGATACAGATTCATAGCTCCAATGCGGTCATCATTAGATTTATAACCACATTTTTTGCAAGTAAACAGATGTATCTTCTTATTGCGGTTAGACTTTTCAACATGTCCACAGCAAGGGCAGCACTGGCTTGTATAGCGAGGGTCTACCTTAATAACAGAAGATTGATTCTGTTTTGCTTTGTAGATCAGTTTCTGCTCAAGGTCATAGAAAGACCATGATACAGAAACATAACGATCTTTTGTTTTAACACGTTCTGTAGCATTGCGAATACCTGATAAATCTTCCAATACAAAGAGAGTGTGCTTTGGGTTGTTTTCAACGAGTGCCTTCGATACCTGATGGTTAATATCCTGCATCCAACGGTTTTCTCGCTGACCGATAGCTTTTAGTCTTCGTCTTGAGGATGGCGTATGTCGCATTTGGAGTTCCTTACGAAGCTTGGAATAGTTAGCACGTTTCTGTTTAATAGCTTTACCACTCACAAATCCAGACTTATGTTTGCTGTCATAAGTTGCAACAACAAAGTTAATACCTCTGTCTATACCCATAACGTTACAGATGTCAGAAATATTACTTTCTTCAACCTCATAAGTAACTGGTATATGCAGATAGTATTTACCATGTTTATTTACGAGTTTCGCAGTACCAAACTTATAAATCGTATGATCGAAATACTTAGACATTCCATCTGCAAAATAAGATAATTTCACACGACCATTAAGCGTATTGATTGAAAAACGATTTTGTGTTAAGGAATAATC
This window contains:
- a CDS encoding transposase, with translation MEQMTITAKIQIIAAETDKFLLDETMSVYRNACNYVSDYVFRTHDLKQFSLNKALYSTLREKFNLKSQMAQSVLKTVIARYKTILENQNEWIKPSFKKPQYDLVWNRDYSLTQNRFSINTLNGRVKLSYFADGMSKYFDHTIYKFGTAKLVNKHGKYYLHIPVTYEVEESNISDICNVMGIDRGINFVVATYDSKHKSGFVSGKAIKQKRANYSKLRKELQMRHTPSSRRRLKAIGQRENRWMQDINHQVSKALVENNPKHTLFVLEDLSGIRNATERVKTKDRYVSVSWSFYDLEQKLIYKAKQNQSSVIKVDPRYTSQCCPCCGHVEKSNRNKKIHLFTCKKCGYKSNDDRIGAMNLYRMGINYLADSQVPNTVVTE